The genomic segment GAATTTAAAGACGGTATTTTCAACGGGCAGAGGCATCATCAAGGCTGTTGACGGTGTTTCGCTGACTTTGAATGCCGGTGAAACGCTGGGTATTGTGGGAGAATCCGGATGCGGCAAAACCATGCTGGCGCTTTCCCTGATGAGGTTGATTCCGGTCAACGGCAAAATAGCCGGAGGCCATGTGTTTTTCGATGGTCAGGACTTGTTGTTATTATCCGAAGAGGCAATGCGGGACAAACGGGGCAGGGACATTGCCATGATCTTTCAGGAACCGATGACATCACTCAATCCTGTCTTGCGCGTAGGCGAACAGATTGCGGAGGCGATCCGTCTGCACCAGCATGTTTCGAATGCGGAAGCGCTTGCCCTGAGCGAAAAGCTCTTGGGGGAAGTCGGCATTTCCGAACCCGAAAGAAGGGTAAAAGATTATCCTCATCAACTCAGCGGGGGCATGCGTCAACGTGTCATGATTGCCATGGCCATGTCGTGTCACCCCAAATTACTGCTGGCGGATGAACCGACAACGGCTCTGGATGTGACCATCCAGGCCCAGATTCTGAATTTGATTTCCGATCTGAAGGAGAAGAATAATATGGCTGTTGTTCTGATCACGCACGATCTGGGGATAGTCGCCGAAGCGGCGCAAAAGGTGGCGGTCATGTATGCAGGCAGGATTGTGGAGACTGCGGATGTTGAAAGATTATTTGCGCGTCCGCTTCATCCTTACACACGCGGGTTGATGGAGTCACGCCCCTCCGCATGTTCAGCTACGGAGACTTCAGGCGAAGCCTATTTAAAGACTATACCGGGAACTGTTCCCAGTTTATATGATCTTCCTCCCGGCTGCCATTTTTCCCCACGCTGCAACCTGGTTGAGGACGTATGCCGCGTTTCTGAGCCGGAGTTGCTGGAAATTGAAGAAGGTCATTTTGCCTCCTGCTTCATTGCTCAAAGAATCATAAAATAAGGAGTCCCATTATTCGCATGGCGTCTGTCTTGATAGATATTCAAAAACTTGAAAAAAAATTTATCCTGGGCGGCGGATTTCTGCAAAGCAGCCCCAGGATTATCCGGGCGGTGGACGGTGTCGATCTGAAAATCTTTGAGGGAGAAACGCTGGGACTCGTCGGAGAGTCCGGATGCGGCAAATCAACGCTGGCGCGTTTGTTAATAAGACTGGAAGAGCCGGATGCCGGCGGCGCATACTTTAAAGATCAGAATATCTTTGCGCTTTCTTCAAAAGATTTAAAAGCCTACCGTCGCCGCGTACAAATGATTTTTCAGGATCCGTATTCTTCGCTCAACCCCAGAAAGTCGGCAATCAGTATCATTCAGGAACCGCTAACGATTCATCGGATTGCCGACCGTGAGCAAAACAGGGAGACAGCCCGCAAACTAATGACCAAAGTCGGTCTGAACGAGGAGCAGGCCAAACGTTATCCGCATGAATTCAGTGGCGGGCAAAGGCAGCGTATCGGCATTGCTCGATCTCTGGCGCTTCAGCCTGCGCTGGTTATTGCCGATGAACCAGTATCCGCACTTGATGCATCTATTCAGGCACAAATATTAAATCTGCTCAAAGATTTGAAAGAAGATTTCGGATTGACCTACTTGTTTATTTCCCATGATCTCAATGTCATTCGCCATGTCTCTGATCGGATTGCGGTGATGTATATGGGACGCATTGCCGAGCTGGCGAACACAAAGGATCTTTATGAAGCACCACTTCATCCTTATACGCGAATGCTGCTGGCGGCCATGCCATCCTGTGATCCGCAAAAGAAAAAAAGGGAAATGATGATTCGCGGAGAAGCGGGGGAGGCGGATGGCAAGGGGTGTAATTTCAAAAATCGTTGCGCCTATAAAATAGCTGTTTGTGAAGACGTGACACCGCAACTTCAGCCGAATCGTGAAAGCTTGTGTGCGTGTCATCGTGCAGGGGAAATTTAACAGTCATGAGTCAGGAAGAAAAAGTATTCTGGAAAAACGGCAAACTTACCGGTGAAGGATTATGGCGTAAGCAAACGGGTTCTGCCGGCGTGGTGATTTGTCATCCGCATCCCCTGATGGGCGGGTCCATGCACAACAATGTTGTGGAGGCAGTCCGGGATGCATTTTCGTCCGGCAACTATTCCACATTGCGATTTAACTTCCGAGGTGTTGGAGGGAGCACCGGCCGTTATGATGACGGCAGGGGAGAACAAGAGGATATTTTATCGGCCTGTGAATTTTTGAAAAATCAAGGCATCGAAAAAATAATTCTGGCCGGCTATTCTTTCGGGGCATGGGTTTGCTGCCGTCTGTTAAAAGATAAAACCCCTGATATTTCTTCGGTCATCCTGATATCTCCTCCGCAAAAATATTTTGAATTTGACTGGCGTGATCTGGATAATACCGTGGAATTAATTATATCGGGAGACAGTGATCAATTCTGTGACCTGAAAGAATTAACGATCAGCGCTGCAAATATTCATGCCGGATTAGCAATTCTGGAGAACACCGATCACTTTTATGCCGGTAAAGAAGAACAATTGGCTGAACATTTGAAACGATATATTTATGAAAAAAAAGCTTGATTTTATTAAAAATGGTGTTATTCTTCGAGCCAATGTGAGAACGAAAAGGCACAGGGCAATAGTATAGATGGTTTTTGTTAGGAAATTAGTAGTGCAGAAATTGTTTTACACAAAGAGTTATTAACCGCAGAGAATTCTTAAATCAAGAAAAAGAATTCGTGCGGTTTTTTAGTTTCTGAGGGGCTCTAACCTGAAGAAACAAATTTTTGAAAGGGGGACTTTTAGCATTGGCAGAAGGAAAAGTGAAGTGGTTTAACGAGAAGAAGGGGTTTGGTTTTATTGAAAACGATGAGGGCGGAGATGTATTTGTTCATTATAGTGCCATTTCCGGAACCGGATTTAAGACTCTTTATGAGGGTCAGAGAATTCGTTTCGACGTTGAACAGGGTAACAAA from the Deltaproteobacteria bacterium HGW-Deltaproteobacteria-6 genome contains:
- a CDS encoding alpha/beta hydrolase; this translates as MSQEEKVFWKNGKLTGEGLWRKQTGSAGVVICHPHPLMGGSMHNNVVEAVRDAFSSGNYSTLRFNFRGVGGSTGRYDDGRGEQEDILSACEFLKNQGIEKIILAGYSFGAWVCCRLLKDKTPDISSVILISPPQKYFEFDWRDLDNTVELIISGDSDQFCDLKELTISAANIHAGLAILENTDHFYAGKEEQLAEHLKRYIYEKKA
- a CDS encoding cold-shock protein; the encoded protein is MAEGKVKWFNEKKGFGFIENDEGGDVFVHYSAISGTGFKTLYEGQRIRFDVEQGNKGPSATNVQPL
- a CDS encoding peptide ABC transporter ATP-binding protein, with the protein product MNSLLEIKNLKTVFSTGRGIIKAVDGVSLTLNAGETLGIVGESGCGKTMLALSLMRLIPVNGKIAGGHVFFDGQDLLLLSEEAMRDKRGRDIAMIFQEPMTSLNPVLRVGEQIAEAIRLHQHVSNAEALALSEKLLGEVGISEPERRVKDYPHQLSGGMRQRVMIAMAMSCHPKLLLADEPTTALDVTIQAQILNLISDLKEKNNMAVVLITHDLGIVAEAAQKVAVMYAGRIVETADVERLFARPLHPYTRGLMESRPSACSATETSGEAYLKTIPGTVPSLYDLPPGCHFSPRCNLVEDVCRVSEPELLEIEEGHFASCFIAQRIIK